In Clostridium ljungdahlii DSM 13528, the genomic window ATGATATAAAATATAAGAAAATTAATTTTAGCTTTTTTAATTCTAGTCTAAAATTAGAGTTAAAATACTTGACACTACAATGAGAAAATCATGGGGAACCCACTAAGCAAGGACTTTTTAGAATTGATGATGTTGGTACGTTAAAAAAGATAGATATATCAGATATAGAAAATGAAGATTTTATTGAGTGGGAGTATATAAGGCATAACCTAGATGCTGTTAGAATGCCTTTAAGTACTGCATGAAGCCCAAGAAACAAGAGTGTCATACTCAATTGAATTCTTGTCTAACATGCCGTAAGCTTTGTACTACACCTGACTTTATAGCACAATTTGAATTGGAGACTAATGAATTTTTATTCCGTATTTATTTAATTTATTTATTATGGTAGTATGAGATACTCCAAGAGATTTCGCAGCTTTTCTACAGCTTTTATGGCCTTGCATAGCGGCAATAAGAGCTTTCTTTTCAGCAGCTGCTACGACATCTTTCAATTTAAAATTAAAGTTACAATTTTGGGAGGTTACTTCATGATTTGTAGTTTTTTGAAAACCCATAATTAAATTTTCTTTTTTAAGAAAAACTCCATGACACATATTCATAGCTCTTTCTACAATATTTTTTAATTCACGTATGTTACCAGGCCAGTTGAACTTTACAAGTTCTTCTATGAATTCCGTTTCTGCACCTTTTATGTTTTTATCCATCTGCTTATCTAAGATTTTTATAAAAAAATTAACTAACATAGGTATGTCCTCAATTCTATCTCTAAGACTAGGAATATATATAGGTATTACATTTAGTCTATAATATAAATCTTCTCTAAAAGTATCTTTTTTAATCATATCCTCCAAATTTCTATTAGTTGCTGCAATTATTCTTACATCTATTTTTTCTTCTACAGTATTGCCTATTTTTCTTATAGTGCCTTCTTGTAAAACCCTTAAAAGTTTTGCTTGAATTGGAAGAGATAATTCACCTATTTCATCTAAAAATAAAGTGCCATTATCTGCTGCTTTGAATAAACCATCCTTACCCTTCTCTGCTGCACCAGTAAAGCTTCCTTTTACATATCCAAAAAGTTCACTTTCTATAAGATCATCTGGAAGAGCAGCACAATTTATAGCCAGAAAATTTTTATCTGCTCTTGAGCTTAACTTGTGTATAGCTTTTGCAAATAGTTCCTTGCCTGTACCACTTTCGCCACGGAGAAGTATGGTTGAATTACTTTTTGCTACAGATGCACATATATTTTTAGTTTTTAGAATAGAAGAGCTATTTCCTATAATATCTTTAAATACGAAATCTTCTTTTGAAGTAATGACATTTGACATTTCAATGGCTTCATTAATATCTTTAAGTGATGCAACAGCAGTTATAGTTTTTCCTTTATCATCTTTTACAGAACGTCCTGAAGTAATATAGTGGAAACCATTTTTTTTATTTTTTGTAAGCACTTCAATATTGTCATGATCTTTACCAGTTCTTAAAAGGTTGATAATACGACCTTCAAAGCCTAAAAGTTCTTTTATATTTTTTCCAACTATATTTTCTTTTTTTACATGAAACACTTTTTCACAGTAATTGTTAAAAAGTTCTACTTCTCCATTATGGTTTATAGCCAGTATACCATCTTGTACAGCATCTATAATAGCATGAAGTCTCCTTTCACTTTTCTCATATGAAAGTAGTTCAACTTCATGAACTTTTAAAACACCATTTATATTACGTAAATTTTTAATAATATTTAATTTTTCTTCTTCCTCTTGCAAGCCTTCTACTTTTACATATACTTTGTTTGGAAAAACTTCGAGAGAATGAATACTCATGTTATTCTCATAAAGTTTTTTTAAAATATCTAAACACATTCCTATTCTATCTTGTGAAATTATTTCAAGTCGTAAGTATGTTTTCATGAATATCACCTTTCCTATAATATAGTGCGAATTGATTATTAAGAGAAATGTTTACTATATAATTCTATATTTAAAATAACAATTATTTCAAGTAAAAGTATAGCATTATAATAAATTCTAATAGCTTTAGTGCTAACTATTAGAATTTATTCTATTAATGAGAAAAAATGATTTGCAAAGTCATTAACGATCTAGTTTTCTGCAGCATATATGGTAAATACTTAAACTGCAGCAATCTCCGTAAAAGATTTAAAAAAGTAATCACTAATGCTGGCCTACAAGATAGGAAATTCCATGATCTAAGACATACCTTCGTCACTAGGTTACTTGAATTAGGTGAGGAGCCAAAAACGGTCCAAGAGTTACTTGGTCATAGTAATATATCTATCACCTTAGATATATACTCATGTGCTGGAAGGTATGAAGAAAAAAGCGGCATCTAAATTAAATGATTTATATAAATTCATGATGGAAAAATAACTCCTTTTTTATTTTTGAAAATCTATAAGGGGCAAAAAATAGGGCAAATTTTATTTTAGGGTAAAATAAAAAACACTAGAATGTAGTGTTATCAATACTTTGTGGTGCACCCAGGGAGATTCGAACTCCCGGTTGTGTTACGGTTGTGTTACAGATCAAATATTAAATTTCACAATTTCATCAAAACATATTATATATTTTGTAAATAACTATATAAGTAATCTTGATGTATAAAAATACATATTAGTATGCAAATTATTATATTTTAAGTTATATTACCTACTTTATTTTGTATTACCATTTCTATATTTTTTAATAATTTTGTTAACCTTTATTTACCACTATTTTATTTCTTTTATATACATAACTCTCTTATAGCACACTACCAATATAATAATTACAATAGTTTTTTACACCACATTTCAGGCATTTAGGATTCTTTTCAGAACATATGCATTCCATTTTTTCTTGATTTAATTGCCCGTAAGATACAAAGATAATATCAATATATCTAATTGGCAATTTTGTTGCCCTACTAAATAATCTTCCAACTTTTACTGCACTAAATAAATCTTCTTCATTATCGATTAATCCTAAACGATAAAAGATTCTTAATATAACTCTATCAGGTTTCAACACATTTAATCCTATATCAGTCATAAAATGATACGCCGTAGTTCCTCCTATAAAACTAAAATTCTTCTCTAAACTTTTCTTTAGTTTAAAAAGGCATTCATCACTCGAGTTTGGCTTAAAGGAATCTATATATTTTTTAAAGGATCCATACTTTTCAACTATCTTTTTTATTCTTACTGCATTTCTAATGCAAGCATCTATTTTGGCCTTATTTTGTATCATATTTTTATCGTTTTTAATTTCTTCAACTTGATCCAGATTATATTTTGCAACAATCTCATAATCTTCAAAATGTGAGTGAATTACATCCAGATATTTATCAACTGTTGAAGCTTTAAAACCTGAATAAAAGATAATATCTACAAGTAATCTATAATATTCATTATCACTAATATCCCTATTTTCATAACTTTTAAATCTACTAAATTCATCCTCAAATTCCTGTTCAGTATACTCACTATTTAAACATAATGTATCACATACATTTTGAAAAATACTCACTAACTTATCATTATTGATTTTGGACTTTTTCGTTGAAACTACCCTTGCACCACAATATTTACAAAATCGGCTATCACTATCAATAGTCTTTTGACATGACATACATATTATTTTCTCCAATTTTCATGCCTCCAAATCTAAATAATACTGAAGAATTCATCTCACAACTCAATATTATATCTTTTATTACCATTCAAATTAAACATCATTGAAAAAATACCACTTCAAAATCAGCAAAAACTATTTTACTCATTTTCATATACCGGCTTTCCGCCAAAAACTCCGCTCGTATACATTTTTTCTATGTTCTGTGCTTCTCTTGGTCTTTCATCAGAAAACCTATTTATAAAACTTCCATCGTTTCCTCTAAATTCAACTGCATATTCCTGATCCGGTCTAAAGATAGTATTTGATAATAGGTTAGTTGAATGTGAAACTATAAATATCTGAGCCTTACTTGACTTTTCCATGAAATATCTAATAAGAAGTTCTTCTAAATCATTGTGAAATGCACTGCTAAATTCATCTATAATTAACATACCTCCATTTTTTATAACATGGAAAAATGCAGGCAGCATATTTAAAAGATTTCTATTGCCTAATGACTCCATCACAAATGGAATTGGTTCTCCAATATCATCTCTTTTAAAGAAAATGCTTTTGTTTCCTTCTGCATTTATAGAAATTAAGCTTCCCGTACTTTCCTTTGAATACTCTATTAATTGGCCGAATTTATATTTTTTAAAGAAACTATTAATATCATCTACGCCGTTATTGTCCAGGTATTCTTTCAAATCCAGGTTATTGTTTGACGGATTTATTCCTCCCCTGAGAAATGCATCGAGAAAAACTGAATTTATCAAATAGTTAAACCACTCTTTTAAAACAGGATAATTGTTAAACTTTGTATTAAAATATATGGATCTTAAAAGCAAGGATTTTTTATCAAGATTATCAAATACTTCATTATCTGTAATATATGATTTTGCGCTTTCTCCAATCCTATTTAGCATAATTTTATTATTCACGAGCAAAGTCTCAACCATAATTTTTTTATCTGTATCATATTCAATATTGTAATTAATAATGTTATCTCCAAATTGAAACTCATAGTGAAGCCTTATGTTGTCGCTACTGGAAAATAAACATTTATATAAACCAATATCAATTATTTTTTCTGCAAATAGTAATTCTAGTAAAAGCTTAATGGATAGTATTATATTAGTTTTGCCTGAGGCATTAGATCCTACAAATATTCCACCTTTTAGTATTCCATCATCTGAAACATTCCTTTTTTTAAGAATTTTATAATTAGTGCTTGTAAAATCTACTGTTGTTAAATGTTTAAAAGACTTAAAGTTTTCTATTTCTATTTTGCTTAACATTTTTATCACCTTCTCCTATTTATATTATACTCAAATTTCAAAAAAGTGTATGCTTTTTACGTCTGCTTTTATTTATTATGTAATTTTTTTACGTTTATTGTATGTAAAAGTTATAACCTATAAGCTGAAGCACTGGCCAAGCTTTATCTCTTCCCTCACTCAGACAAAAGCTTGGCCAGTGCCTTTAATTTTAATGGGATGCTCCGCCCCAAACCCAGGGAGTAATGCTCCTATGTCTTATAATAGGCTCGGGTTCCCTCGCAAGGAAGCTTTGGACTAGCACTTTCTTTTTCACTTAGCTACTGCATCAATAGTCACTTAAAGTAAAACATCTATTATATGTAGGACTTATCCCTACAGTGCTCAAAACAAAGGCTTGTCCAAAGGCAATTTATAAATTATTTCATCTATCACTTCAAATAAGCAGCCCAGTGCTCCTCCATCTTTGCAAAATAGGTTCCTATATTTTCATGAAATCAATATCTGCGTATGAATTTAAAATACACTATTATGATCTTGTTTCGCTATCACCTCAAAAATTTATTACTACACATATAGATACTTTATATATACCTTTAATTTATCCATATGTTTTAAAATAATAAACCGCTTTATTTTTTCTTCAAGCACCAGCACTTTTTTAGTCCTCGTCAGCTTTATGATAGATAAATTTCCAGATAAAAATAAAAGGAAGGCTTCCTGCGGATAAAGTGCTTCTTTAATAATTCATAAAAGTTCCTATTTTAACTGTACTGCCGGTGTATTCCTCTGGTGTCTTCCATCTACGCACAAAGTATTTAATTAAATTGAATTTTTCACACACGATTGGCGCCTTTGACAAGCCCATGTCTAGTCCACCTTATACGTGCTTTTATCAAAGCAAGCATACTCAGGATGAATATTATACTAAAGCTAAAATTTTTCAAGGCTATTTTGATAAACCTGCAACAGAGCCAGGAGAAAAAGATATCAGAGCCTTCCTCCACTATCTTACAATAGAAAAAAAACTTGCCCATGGAAGTGTATTTGTAAGCAGCTTACTAATACATCTATCTTGGCTAAAGAGAATACTTCAACCCTTGAACTAATTCAGAAGCTATTAGGCGGAGATTTATCCTTATGCCCCCTCTGTGGTTGAAACAAATTCGTCAGATTTATTACCCTTGTAAATCTCCTCCTACTAATAACAAAACTGCATAGAATTAAAAATATGCCTTGCTATGGATAATTGGAAGTTGTACTAGGCTTTCTTAATCCCATTACTCATACATGAGTTATGTCATAATTTAAGAAGAATATGTAATAACTGAACTGAATATTATGCTTGTTACTTAATTTTTCATTAATGCATGAAAAATTAATAAATCATTCCCTCATTGTTAATTCTCGTTTATTTTTATTTCTCTACCCAATCATGGGTGATTTTTCCAAATGCATATTTGCGGACTTCATTTGGATCTTTATAAGCTTCTTTTATATAGTCTTTAGCTTCTTTTGGGCAAAAATCATCGGGATTTGCGGTAGTGATTTGTATTAATTTACATTCAATAATTAGTCTGGCTTCCTTGAAAGTCTTTGCTAATTTAATTGACGCCTACTTGTCCTTAAGCCATAAGAATCTATCAAATATTTTTTCTTGTATGTTATCTGCATTTATATCTATCAATTCTTCAGTGTAACATACTGCTCTTTTTATCCCCCAATAAGAACTATCTGCTACTGACTCCTTTCCTTTTTTAGGAGTCCATATTTTATAATCATCAGTCTTTACACCCTCAAACTCATTCATATTCCTTATCGGCCAATAAAAACGCCAATGATTGGTTGGTGAACATCCATTACTCCAATTCTCCATATTCTTATATTCAAATTTTGAAATATATATCTTTGGAGTATCACCATAATTAAGCTCTATATCTAGCACATAAATCGGCCCATTACGCCATCCATTTTCTAATTCTTTATCATGTTTACTTTGAAAAAGTACTATAAAATCATTAATTAACCATCCATCAACTTCAGCGTCAGATTTCCATCTTAAAAACTTAGGAACTGAAACAACATATTCGTTTCCTTCATCTGCGATTGTTTTACAATAATTCATCATTTTATTTATGTTCTCATAAGTTTTATTTACTACCTTAAATGCATTTCGTATATTCTCAGCTGAATTCATAATATAAATCCTCCTCTATTGTTTCTTTCACATCAAAAGAAATAGTATTTTTTTTTACAGCACCAAAGTCATACCACTTTTCTTCTACATTACCCTCAATTATAAAATCTTTAAAACTTTCAAATCCTTTTTTTATTAAAAGATTTTTTAAATCACTTACTATGACTTTTTCATAGACATTATTTATTTTTAAATTTTCAAGACCATACAAAATGCCTTGCCATGAAATATAGGCAAATTCCACATTATTTTCAATAATATTTCTAGCTTTAATATTTTTATAGACTTCTCTGCAAGCTTCTCCATCTGCTACAAATAGTAGTATCTTATTTTTATTATTACCTGACCGTGAAACAATTCTTGATTCACGTGAAAGTTGGTTTACGCTCTTAACATTATCATATGTTGTAAATTCACCTTCCAAGCCTAGAGAATTACTTACATCATCATCAGATGAAATGCCACTAAGATACTTTACTTCAATACCAATAATAGTATTTTCAAACTTTATTAAAGCATCAATCTCTCCTTCTTTATCATAAGGCCAAAATTCAATAAATTCGCTCCACTCATCTTCATCAATATTCTCAATGATCTTTGATAAACTTCTTGGATATATCCCTTGAATAAGAATTTGTTTTAAACCGTGATTAAATGACATATATCTTAAGCTACCAAAAACATTTCCAGTTAAATCATCTTCTAATCTATCATTAAGATTTGAGCCAGTACTACTTATCTTCCCTTTTATTTCTGCAATCATACTTTCATCTCTTTTCATATATTTTTTAGGCTTACGCATAATTATATTTCTCTTATTTAAAGCTCATTAGAGCCTAAAAATCGTTATCACTTAAGTTTTCACGTATACTTAGAAATACTTTGATCAATAATATACCCATCAGGTAAGACTAAATGATTTAGTTATTCTAAGTGGAATTTATAGTAAATGAATTTATATACTGTG contains:
- a CDS encoding sigma 54-interacting transcriptional regulator, with amino-acid sequence MKTYLRLEIISQDRIGMCLDILKKLYENNMSIHSLEVFPNKVYVKVEGLQEEEEKLNIIKNLRNINGVLKVHEVELLSYEKSERRLHAIIDAVQDGILAINHNGEVELFNNYCEKVFHVKKENIVGKNIKELLGFEGRIINLLRTGKDHDNIEVLTKNKKNGFHYITSGRSVKDDKGKTITAVASLKDINEAIEMSNVITSKEDFVFKDIIGNSSSILKTKNICASVAKSNSTILLRGESGTGKELFAKAIHKLSSRADKNFLAINCAALPDDLIESELFGYVKGSFTGAAEKGKDGLFKAADNGTLFLDEIGELSLPIQAKLLRVLQEGTIRKIGNTVEEKIDVRIIAATNRNLEDMIKKDTFREDLYYRLNVIPIYIPSLRDRIEDIPMLVNFFIKILDKQMDKNIKGAETEFIEELVKFNWPGNIRELKNIVERAMNMCHGVFLKKENLIMGFQKTTNHEVTSQNCNFNFKLKDVVAAAEKKALIAAMQGHKSCRKAAKSLGVSHTTIINKLNKYGIKIH
- a CDS encoding site-specific integrase: MICKVINDLVFCSIYGKYLNCSNLRKRFKKVITNAGLQDRKFHDLRHTFVTRLLELGEEPKTVQELLGHSNISITLDIYSCAGRYEEKSGI
- a CDS encoding DNA-3-methyladenine glycosylase I translates to MEKIICMSCQKTIDSDSRFCKYCGARVVSTKKSKINNDKLVSIFQNVCDTLCLNSEYTEQEFEDEFSRFKSYENRDISDNEYYRLLVDIIFYSGFKASTVDKYLDVIHSHFEDYEIVAKYNLDQVEEIKNDKNMIQNKAKIDACIRNAVRIKKIVEKYGSFKKYIDSFKPNSSDECLFKLKKSLEKNFSFIGGTTAYHFMTDIGLNVLKPDRVILRIFYRLGLIDNEEDLFSAVKVGRLFSRATKLPIRYIDIIFVSYGQLNQEKMECICSEKNPKCLKCGVKNYCNYYIGSVL
- a CDS encoding AAA family ATPase, whose product is MLSKIEIENFKSFKHLTTVDFTSTNYKILKKRNVSDDGILKGGIFVGSNASGKTNIILSIKLLLELLFAEKIIDIGLYKCLFSSSDNIRLHYEFQFGDNIINYNIEYDTDKKIMVETLLVNNKIMLNRIGESAKSYITDNEVFDNLDKKSLLLRSIYFNTKFNNYPVLKEWFNYLINSVFLDAFLRGGINPSNNNLDLKEYLDNNGVDDINSFFKKYKFGQLIEYSKESTGSLISINAEGNKSIFFKRDDIGEPIPFVMESLGNRNLLNMLPAFFHVIKNGGMLIIDEFSSAFHNDLEELLIRYFMEKSSKAQIFIVSHSTNLLSNTIFRPDQEYAVEFRGNDGSFINRFSDERPREAQNIEKMYTSGVFGGKPVYENE